In Herpetosiphonaceae bacterium, the sequence GGAGAGACGAAGACCGCGCAATCGCTTCAGCAGCGGATCTCCGGCTACCGTGAGCAGCCCGCGCTCTATACTACGAATATCCATTACACGAATGAGCTGAATTTAGGACGAATCGCCAGATCGAAAAAGGAGTATGCGGCGGCGCTTACCCATTTCGAGCGTGCCTTCCAGCAATTAGAAGGCTTTAAACAGCCTGCCGACTATCTCTATCAACATCTGCTGCTCGCCGAAGTCCTGGAGGCGCTCGGCGATGTTGAGCGGGCCTTCTTCCACTGGGTCACAGCCGCGCTGGTCTGGTCTGCTCTGGTCTGTAAAAACGCTGTTCACTGGCGTATCCAGGCGTTTCTTCTAAAAACAGCGTTTCGCATCAGTCAGACCGTACCGTCCTCGGTGATCGGCGAGCGATTGCGCCAGAAGCTGACGTTCTTCGCAGACATGGGCTGCTACAAACCGATCTCCTTTGAGCGGGCTGTTCCCATACGGACCCTAGAAACCGATCGCGCAATGCATACGGCGACCTATATCTATGCTCCGTTTCTTTCGATGATTGGCACGTCCGACGGCCCGGAGATCGTCGATCCCTTCGAGCAGACGCCGATCTATCGCAGCGTGAACCAGCAGCTTCTTTCAATAGTGGCTGCGAAGACCGGCTACGCCGCGATCGAGGGCTTCGGCTGTCTGTACCTGGATTTTGATCACGGCATGCCCACGCCGAGCGCGCCGGCGCACATTGCCTTGCGCTGCTCCAAGCTTGGCGCTAGCCTGTGGTGCCAGGGAGCAACCACAACTCCGGTGAGCGATCCGGCGGACATTCGCGCCATCCTGCATCCATCGATCCGAAGTGTCAGCCAGAGTCAGGGGAGGTGGTACGCACACTACCGCCGCTACCGCGCTCCAGAGCAGTTGACTTTTTTTGAGTATGTCTTCTTGAGCTACCTCAAGCAACAGCAGGCAACCTTCCCGCAGATTCAACAGGCATTCTCAGGGCTTGAGCTGGAGCTGCTCTTCGCGATGCAAGATAAACACCTGGTTCATCTGGTTACGAGCGATGTTCACACCGGGCAACGAGATGACACTACCATTTAGCGCTCCTGCCGACCGTTTTTTTTCCACAGATTATGTTCACGCTCGCACGCGCTTCTTGGAAGCTGCGCAGCGCGCAACGGCGCTCCACCAGGCATTTTCCCATCCTCAATCCGATGATCTGTTTTGTGATGCGGTGATAGTGCCCCATCGCTCGCCCTATGCGCTGATCACGCTGTCGGGAACTCACGGCGTCGAGGGCTACTGTGGCTCGGCTATTCAAAGCGCTGTGCTGCACTACAACGAGTATCTCGCCTGTCATCCGATGTTTCAGATCCACATTCATGGCCTGAATGCGTGGGGCATGCGGCATTTCAGCCGCACGGATGAGCAGCATGTTGATATAAACCGCAGCATCATCGACTTTACCAGCGTGCTGCCCGTTAATCAGCTCTATCCGATGGTGCATGAGCATCTCTGTTTCCAAGATTGGGACGAGCGCACTATTGCCCGCTTCTGGGATTTTCAGGAAACGTTTATCAGGACGCACGGCTTAACCGGCTGGAATAGAGCCTTCTCCGGCGGTCAGTACGACTATCCCGATGGCGTGATGTACGGCGGCACCGCTCCAGGCTGGAGTCAGCGCGTTTTGCAGCGGATTGCCGGGCTTATCCCTGAGTTCGTGACGACGTTGATTGTTCTGGATTTTCACACGGGAGTCGGCCAGTTTGGCGAGGCGCTGATCCTGGTCAAGCAGCTTACGCCGATCGAGCTAGCCATCCGCCTCCCCTCGGTTCTTTCGCAGCGGCGCAGCCTGATTTTCGATGCCCATAACCTGCCGCTGAGCACGCACAACTTCTCTGGATTGGTGCTGGAAGCCTTTACCCGTCTGCCGCAGCGCTGTATCCCGCTGGTCGTTGAATACGGCACGTATCCCGCGCGCCAGATGATCGAGGCGATCCTCTATGATCGCTGGCTGGCCTGGAGCTCACAGGACACGGCGGCCCTGCGTCAGTCGTTGCTTGAGCAGTATTGTCCCTCCGATCCTGCCTGGCGCGATCGTGTGCTTGGTCATGCCTGGATGTTGCTGGATATGATTGGCAAGGATCTGGCGGAGCCTGAGCGATGAGCGACATGCTGGACGTTTATTTTGCTCCGCACACGCTGCGCATCCACTGCCGCGATGCGAGCCAGCTTCAGCCGCGCGAGCAGCGCGCGGCAACGTGGCAGCGTCGGCTGCGCGATGCTTTGCACAGGAGCACCTCGGAGGCCGAGCTGGTTCACATGTTCGACCGGCTTGAGCTTGAACGCCTGGTCCTGCCTTACTATCGCCGACTGATCGAGCAGAACTTGCTGTTCTTCACCTGGCAGCCCGGCGACCGAGCGCTGCTTACGATCCACCCGCTCACTCCCGATTTTACCTGGCAGAATCCGGCCCTCGCCTGTGCCAACACGCTCTCGCGCTTCGCGTACGTGCGCCGCGACGGAGATCGGTTCTGCCTTGAGTCGCCTGAGGCCGCCTGTATCATCTGCGACCTGGCCCCGGAGCTTGGAGCATGGCTGCTCACACTGCCTGAGCCGGAGCCTGCCGATGACAGGTATCGCCAGCTCTTTGATCTGCTGGCGCTGACGGGCTTCCTGGAGCCGCGTCACGAGCCTCCGACACGGCGCTATTGGGAATTTCATGATCGGCTATTTCACACCCAGTCGACGATCCATCGGCTCAATCAGCCATTTGGCGCGACGTACCGATTCGCGGGCGACCACGCCTATCCAGCCGCGTCCCAGCCGCCGCACACGGCTCAGGAATGTCCTCTCCCCGCGCCCGACGCCGAGCTGCTGGACACGGATATGCTGCGCAGCTTGCGGGCGCGGCGCTCGATACGCCAGCATGGAGCCAGGGGTATGTCGCTGGCGGCGCTCTCCACGCTGTTGTTTTTCGCCCTCAACGCCAGCGAGGCCCGCAGCGGCGGACCTGACTTGGAGCAAGCTGCCGCGACTCCGGCGCTTCCCACCTATACCAAAGCCTATCCGAGCGCCGGAGGCATTCACGAACTGGAGTTTTACCTGATCGTACGTCTCTGCGATGGCCTTCCAGCCGGTATCTATGCCTACGACGACAAACAGCATACGCTCCGGCATTTGCCCAAGGTTTCGCCGTATGGAGCGCATCTGATCTCGAATGCTGCGCATCAGTGGGGCAGCCCCAACCGGCTACCGCAGATGGTCATGCTGATCACCAGTCGGCTGGAGCAGCTTGCCTGGAAGTATGAAACGATCGCGTATCGCCTGACGCTGCTGAACGCGGGCTGTGCCGTGCAGACGTTGTATCTCGTCTCCGCGAGCCTCGGCACTGCCTGCTGTGCGCTCGGCGGGATCAATAGCCTGCTGATGCGGTTTTTGGATCAGTTTGGTGAAATTCGAGGCGTTCCGCTGGCGCAGATCGCGATTGGCGAAGCGGGCACGCCAGCTGTAGACCAAGTGCCATAACTCAAGGAGCGTAGTATGCCGGATACTCAAACGATGACCCTGGCGGAGTTTCTCGAGCTGCCTGGAACGCTGACGATGAAAGAGCGCGGCCAGATTATCGACCAATGCATCGCGCTGATTCAATCGGTGTATGCTCACCTGCCCCTGAAGGCAGCCTTGTTTGCTCAGGCGCCCGATCGCCGTATGCGACTCCTGAAAGAGGAAATGGCCGACATCAGCGAGCTAAGCTTTCACTACGCCCTGCTCGATATTTTTATCGACCTCCGCGATCTGCACACGCGGTACACGTTGCCTGCGCCATACCAGACCAAAGCCGCGTATCTGCCCTTTACGCTGCAAGAATATGTCGAGAATAATCGCCCGCGCTACGTGGTGGCAGAACTCTTAGAGGAGATCGATGATCCGCATTTCAAGGTCGGTCTTGAGGTCATGCTCTGGAACGGGGTGCCGATCGCTAAGGACATCGAGGCGCTGCGCCGCACGACGTTCGGCTCCAATCGCGCGTCGAGCCATGCCCGTGCCATTCAGTTAATGACCCTGCGGCACCTGGCGTATAGCTTTGCTCCGGTCACGGATTCGGTGCTGGTGACATATAAAAATGCTCACAGAACACGCTTCGAGACACGTTTCCAATGGAAGATTGCCGAGGCAGCGGTGGTCAAAGAGCTGTTCGATCATCCCAAGGATGATCTCTTAGCGGTAATCAGGGCAGTAGATCCTGAGCTTCATGCCCTGAATCAGGTCAAACAAGCTGTTAAGAGCACGTCGACGACCAGCGCCAACGATAGCGGCGCGTCTTCTGCTGCTGAAAGCGCGCCGGAGCCGAGCCAAACAACGACGATTCCGGATAACTTCTCGGTGCGCACGGTGAACACCGAGCATGGCGATTACGGCTATATTCGGATCGCGACATTCGAGAAAACCCAGACCTGGCCCCCGCTTAACACCGATGGGTTTATCAAGGCGTTTCTGACCGAATTCCAGCGCTTATTGACGCTGATTCCCCAAAACGGCTTGATCTTAGATCTACGCGGTAATGCCGGAGGGATTCTTCCGGCGGGTGAAAGTTTATTACAGTTGTTTTCACCTAAACCCGTGGATACGGCCCTTTATCAATTTCGGAATACGGAAACCACCCTCGCGCTGACGAAGAATGCTCCCGACGCCTACGATTTCAAAGGCTGGATTCCATCGATCGAGATAGGTCTTCGCAGCGGCAGCGATTTTTCGCAGGCGTTGCCCTTCTTACCTTACAGCACCAGCTACAATGATATTGGACAAAAATATTACGGACCAGTGGTGCTGATTATTGACGCGCTCTGCTACAGCACAACCGATATGTTCATCGCAGCATTCATGGATAACGGCCTCGGTAAAGTGATCGGGGTCGATGATAACAGCGGGGCCGGTGGAGCGAATATGTGGAGCTCTACGGCGGTGATGAATATTCTCAATCAGGGAAAACAAACCAGCGCGCAAGGGCTGCCGAAAGGCGCTGCGTTGACCCTGGCCGTGAGGCGCGCTGTGCGGGTCGGGCAGTACGCGGGACAGCCGATTGAGGATCTGGGGATCGTGCCCGATCAGGTTCATCGCATAACGAAAAATGATGTGCTGAATGGCTATGTAGACTTATTCAATGCGGCTGGCGCGGCGCTCGCTCAACAGCCTGCTTACGGGCTGAATCCGCAGATGAGCGCGGTCGACGGCGGTATTCAAATCACTGTCGGCACGAGCAACCTAACCCGCCTGGATATCTACATCGATCGGCGGCCTTTCAAAACGCTGGATATTACCGATGGAGAGCATATCATCTCTGACCTGAGCGTACCTCCTGGTGCTCAGCAGCTTGAAATCCTGGCTTTTAACCAGAATACCTTAGCTGCCAGCGCCAAAATCCCACTTCCGACGCCCGAAACAGCACCGCAGTAATGTGAGCTGCGGGGCGCGCAGATCGGGATGCGCCGCCCCTAGATCTGATCTCGGCGATACTTCAGAACCACACGCTCGAACGAAACCGTCTGGATCGCATCGAGCGGGATGGTGCGGCGCTGCAATAAGCCCCACCACAGGCCGACGGTGATGCTCCCGCGTCCAAGGGGCGGCGCGCCGTCGGCTGCCGTGTGGTAGAGCCGGGCAGCGGATTGCGTGGTAGGGCCGGGATTGCCGATGGTCTGCGTTGGCATCGGGCCGAGCAACTCGCCGCTGACTCTGCTCGTCTGGCACGACTCCGGCACAACCTCGCCTTCGCCCGCCGCGATCGGGCCGGGAATAACCGCCAGCACGCTACCCAGGTAGACATTGTCCAGGGTATAGACATCCATCGCTTTGCGAATATCACGCCGATCGAAGCTCATCGCGGACCTCCTGCGCTCTCACGGCATCACCCGCGCCGGGCAAGCTCGTAGGTCGCCTCCGGATCGTCAGCGGAGGCGCGACCGGCCATCACCATCACATAGCGCAGGAGAAACCCGCCGGTCAGCGTCAGCACCGACGAGAGCACCGCGAGGCCACGCACCGGCAGCCGGTCGCTCAGCCGCCCGATCGATTGGAGCAGCAGCGGCCCGCCCACGCCGAGGCCGAGCACACCCCAGCGCAAGATGCGGCTGAGCGGCCCATGCTGCACAGGCCGTCCGATAACCGCTCCGGCGTTGCGCCGCGCCGCCAGGATCAGGCCAAGCTCGGCCAGCAGCGCAGCCGTGTCGAGCCGCTCAAGCCGCCTGATCGTCTGGTGGCTGGTGCCACGCATCAGCGCCAGCACCAGCGTGATCGCCGCCGAGGCGCTGGACATGGCCGATGAGAGGAAGAGCGGGCCGAGCAGCAGCGCGTTTCTGGCCCACAGCGGCACAGCGGTCGCGCCCAGCAGCACGCCGGTATAGCCGCCCACAAAGAAGCCGAAGGCTCCGCCCAGCACGCTAATCGTCTTCGAGGGCAGCGCCAGCAGCGCCCGGCTGAGCAGATTCGCGCGGCTCAGCAGGCCATCCTGCGCCGCCTGGATCAGCGCCGATAGCGCACAGAAGCCGCCGAACAGCGTCAGGCCCCAGGTGCCCACCGACATCGGCGAGCGCAGCTTGACGATCCGCAGCATGTAGAGGAAGCGCTCCGGTCGTCCCAGGTCGAGAATCAGCAGGATCGGGCTGGGAATCAGCGCCGCAAGCGAGATGTATCGCCCGACGCGCACGATCCGCCGCGTGTCGCGACCGCCGAACAGCTCCGCGATGCTGGCGATGACGTAGCTGGCCGACGAGATGCCGCCGAGGAAGAAGTAGCAGATGATCAGCCATTTCCAGTGCGGCTTGTGGATCGCGGGTATACCGTAGTAGCTCGCGCGCGACTCGTCCGTCACGGAGCGGCCACCTTTGCGCCGGTTTTCCCAGGTTCGCTCGTAGGATACTGACATGGGTGCCTCTGGGAGACGAAAGAACAAAACAACAAAAGAACAAAGGAACAAACGAAGAACCGAGAAAAGAGCAAAAGAACAGAGGGGAAACAAAGAACAAAGAACAAATGAATAAACGTTTAACTCCCTTGTTCTCTTGTTTCCTTGTTCCATGGCCCGCTACCTTCCTCGCAGCGCCGCGATAGCGGCAACGCCCAGCGCGATAGCCGCGCCCAACGTCGTCAAAAACGCGGGGCCGACCTGATCCTGCGGCAGCGCTGGAGCGGCGGGCAGGTTATACACCTCCGGCTCCGCCGTCAGGATGAAGAAGCTGTTGAGTCCCTCGATGCCGTAGGTGCCGCCCACCGCCCGATCGCCGTAGATATAGGCGCTCCTGATGCCGCGCGCCTGGAGATCGGCAACCCGGCGCTGTGCCCGCTCCATCAGCTCATCGATCGGCCCGAACTGGATCGAATCGGTGGGGCAGGCTTTGGCGCAGGCAGGCTCCAGCCCGTCGACCATCCGATCATAGCAGAGCGTACACTTATGCGCCTTGTGGTCCGTGGTGCTCAGATCGGGCACGCCGAACGGACACGACGGCACGCAGTAGCCGCAGCCGTTGCAAATATCCTGCTGGATCACCACCGTATCGAACTCGGTGCGGATGATCGCGCCGGTCGGACAGGCTTCCAGGCAGCCCGCTTTGACGCAGTGCTTGCAGATGTCGCTCATCATCAGCCAGTCGCTCTGGAAGGGCGGCAGCGTCGCGCTGCCGTCGCCGTCGCTGCTCATCTGCTCGATAAACGCCACATGCCGCCAGGTCGTCGCGCCCAGGTCTTTGGTATGATCGTAGCTGTGGCCGGTCCACTCGAAGTTGTCCATCGGTAGCTGATTCCACTGCTTGCAGGCCACCTCGCACGCCTTACAGCCGATGCAGAGCGTCGTATCGGTCAGATAGCCCATCGCGCCGGGACGCGCCCCGGTGGTGCCGACCAGCGACTTATCGATCAGCGGAATGGATGCGCTCATCTCCAGCGGCCTCCTTCGTCAGCGGCGACAGCTTGATCGGTCGCGCGGCCCTTGCGCAGATTGCAGGTGAACGACTTACCCTCGTGAATACGCGAGTTTGGATCTTCGACCAGTGCGCTCAGGTTGTTGGCGATCCCGCCGCGCGCGAGGCCGCCGTAGCCAAAGTGCCAGGGCATGCCAATCTGGTGCAGCACGCTGCCATCGAGACGCAGCGGCTTGATGCGCAGCGTCACCAGCGCGCGCGCCTCCGCCGCGCCGCGCAGCGTCGTGACTGTCACCCAGTCGCCGTTACCGATGTCAAGCTCGGCGGCCAGCTCAGGGCTGATCTCGACAAAGCCGCCGGGCTGTAGCTCGGCCAGCCACGGCACCCACCGGCTCATCCCGCCAGCGGTCAGATGCTCGGTCAGGCGGTAGGTCGTGATCACGTACGGAAAGCGCGGATCGCCGATCGCGTGATAGCGGTTGTCGGGCCGCTCGAAGAAGAGCGCCGCCGGGCTGCGCGGCTGATCGGGGTAGAGCGAGTTGCCGACCGGCGACTCCCACGGCTCGTAGTGCGTCGGCAGCGGGCCGTCGCGCAGCCCGGACGCGGCGAACAGCCAGCCTTTGCCGTCGGACATCAGGATGAAAGGCGCGTCGCCTCCGTGCGCGTCGATGCCTCTGGCGTCGGGCGGCGGCTGGTAGTCGGGCGGCTTAGTCTTGGGAAAATCCGGCACGTCATAGCCCGTCCACCGGCCCTGCTGCGCATCCCACCAGACCCACTTCTTGCGCTCGCTCCAGGGCCGACCCTGTGGATCGGCGGAGGCGCGATTGTAGAGGATACGCCGGTTGTCGGGCCAGGCAAAGCCCCAGCCGAGCGCCGCCTGATCGTCGCCCATACGATTCTTCGCCTGATTCTTGCCTTCCTCAGGCATGATCCCGGAGTAGATCCAGCAGCCGCAGGCGGTCGAGCCGTCGTCTTGGAGCGCGCCGAAGCCCTCGACCAGCCTGCCGTCGGCGACGGTGTAGCCGTTGATCTCTTTGACCACCGCATCCAGATCAGGCTCGCCAAGCGCATCGATCGTCGGATACTCCCAGGTCAGCGCTCGAATCTGCCGCCCGCGCGGGCTATCGTCGTGCTGATAGAGCTGCTTGAGCCGACGACCAAGATGGAG encodes:
- a CDS encoding S41 family peptidase → MPDTQTMTLAEFLELPGTLTMKERGQIIDQCIALIQSVYAHLPLKAALFAQAPDRRMRLLKEEMADISELSFHYALLDIFIDLRDLHTRYTLPAPYQTKAAYLPFTLQEYVENNRPRYVVAELLEEIDDPHFKVGLEVMLWNGVPIAKDIEALRRTTFGSNRASSHARAIQLMTLRHLAYSFAPVTDSVLVTYKNAHRTRFETRFQWKIAEAAVVKELFDHPKDDLLAVIRAVDPELHALNQVKQAVKSTSTTSANDSGASSAAESAPEPSQTTTIPDNFSVRTVNTEHGDYGYIRIATFEKTQTWPPLNTDGFIKAFLTEFQRLLTLIPQNGLILDLRGNAGGILPAGESLLQLFSPKPVDTALYQFRNTETTLALTKNAPDAYDFKGWIPSIEIGLRSGSDFSQALPFLPYSTSYNDIGQKYYGPVVLIIDALCYSTTDMFIAAFMDNGLGKVIGVDDNSGAGGANMWSSTAVMNILNQGKQTSAQGLPKGAALTLAVRRAVRVGQYAGQPIEDLGIVPDQVHRITKNDVLNGYVDLFNAAGAALAQQPAYGLNPQMSAVDGGIQITVGTSNLTRLDIYIDRRPFKTLDITDGEHIISDLSVPPGAQQLEILAFNQNTLAASAKIPLPTPETAPQ
- a CDS encoding DUF2817 domain-containing protein, with translation MTLPFSAPADRFFSTDYVHARTRFLEAAQRATALHQAFSHPQSDDLFCDAVIVPHRSPYALITLSGTHGVEGYCGSAIQSAVLHYNEYLACHPMFQIHIHGLNAWGMRHFSRTDEQHVDINRSIIDFTSVLPVNQLYPMVHEHLCFQDWDERTIARFWDFQETFIRTHGLTGWNRAFSGGQYDYPDGVMYGGTAPGWSQRVLQRIAGLIPEFVTTLIVLDFHTGVGQFGEALILVKQLTPIELAIRLPSVLSQRRSLIFDAHNLPLSTHNFSGLVLEAFTRLPQRCIPLVVEYGTYPARQMIEAILYDRWLAWSSQDTAALRQSLLEQYCPSDPAWRDRVLGHAWMLLDMIGKDLAEPER
- a CDS encoding SagB family peptide dehydrogenase, translating into MSDMLDVYFAPHTLRIHCRDASQLQPREQRAATWQRRLRDALHRSTSEAELVHMFDRLELERLVLPYYRRLIEQNLLFFTWQPGDRALLTIHPLTPDFTWQNPALACANTLSRFAYVRRDGDRFCLESPEAACIICDLAPELGAWLLTLPEPEPADDRYRQLFDLLALTGFLEPRHEPPTRRYWEFHDRLFHTQSTIHRLNQPFGATYRFAGDHAYPAASQPPHTAQECPLPAPDAELLDTDMLRSLRARRSIRQHGARGMSLAALSTLLFFALNASEARSGGPDLEQAAATPALPTYTKAYPSAGGIHELEFYLIVRLCDGLPAGIYAYDDKQHTLRHLPKVSPYGAHLISNAAHQWGSPNRLPQMVMLITSRLEQLAWKYETIAYRLTLLNAGCAVQTLYLVSASLGTACCALGGINSLLMRFLDQFGEIRGVPLAQIAIGEAGTPAVDQVP
- a CDS encoding 4Fe-4S dicluster domain-containing protein, whose product is MSASIPLIDKSLVGTTGARPGAMGYLTDTTLCIGCKACEVACKQWNQLPMDNFEWTGHSYDHTKDLGATTWRHVAFIEQMSSDGDGSATLPPFQSDWLMMSDICKHCVKAGCLEACPTGAIIRTEFDTVVIQQDICNGCGYCVPSCPFGVPDLSTTDHKAHKCTLCYDRMVDGLEPACAKACPTDSIQFGPIDELMERAQRRVADLQARGIRSAYIYGDRAVGGTYGIEGLNSFFILTAEPEVYNLPAAPALPQDQVGPAFLTTLGAAIALGVAAIAALRGR
- the nrfD gene encoding NrfD/PsrC family molybdoenzyme membrane anchor subunit; translated protein: MSVSYERTWENRRKGGRSVTDESRASYYGIPAIHKPHWKWLIICYFFLGGISSASYVIASIAELFGGRDTRRIVRVGRYISLAALIPSPILLILDLGRPERFLYMLRIVKLRSPMSVGTWGLTLFGGFCALSALIQAAQDGLLSRANLLSRALLALPSKTISVLGGAFGFFVGGYTGVLLGATAVPLWARNALLLGPLFLSSAMSSASAAITLVLALMRGTSHQTIRRLERLDTAALLAELGLILAARRNAGAVIGRPVQHGPLSRILRWGVLGLGVGGPLLLQSIGRLSDRLPVRGLAVLSSVLTLTGGFLLRYVMVMAGRASADDPEATYELARRG